The following proteins are encoded in a genomic region of Mycobacterium sp. 155:
- a CDS encoding DUF2505 domain-containing protein, with the protein MPRSFDMATEYPAGVEQVHKAFCTERYWRARLNNFGADDATLDELTVTDDGHVDVITSHVLRAEGLPALVSQFHPGDLRIRREEHWQPVRDGQSTGTVGGVIIGAPVNLDGSGVLSRAGSGSQLSVALSIEVNVPLVGGKIESFIGGQLVDLLTAEQRFTTVWITENN; encoded by the coding sequence ATGCCGCGATCATTCGACATGGCCACCGAATATCCCGCCGGCGTCGAACAGGTGCACAAGGCTTTCTGCACGGAGCGGTACTGGCGGGCCCGGCTGAACAATTTCGGGGCCGACGACGCCACGCTCGACGAGCTGACCGTCACCGACGACGGTCACGTCGACGTCATCACCAGCCACGTGCTGCGTGCCGAAGGGCTGCCTGCGCTGGTGTCTCAGTTTCACCCCGGTGATCTGCGGATCCGCCGCGAGGAGCACTGGCAACCGGTCCGCGACGGTCAATCCACCGGCACCGTGGGCGGCGTGATCATCGGGGCTCCGGTGAACCTGGACGGGTCGGGAGTGCTCTCCCGGGCCGGCAGCGGCTCCCAACTTTCGGTGGCCCTCAGCATCGAAGTGAACGTGCCACTGGTGGGCGGCAAGATCGAGAGCTTCATCGGTGGCCAGCTGGTGGATCTGCTGACCGCCGAACAGCGCTTCACCACGGTGTGGATCACCGAGAACAACTGA
- a CDS encoding 3-hydroxybutyryl-CoA dehydrogenase has protein sequence MSNQIERVGVIGAGQMGAGIAEVSARAGADVLVFETTDELIAAGRNRITKSLERGVKAGKVAEREKDDALAKLKFTTSMADLADRQLVIEAVIEDENVKAKIFAELDRVVTDPDAVLASNTSSIPIMKLAAVTQDPARVLGLHFFNPVPVLPLVELVSTLVTSDDAAARAEEFASAVLGKQVVRCADRSGFVVNALLVPYLLAAVRMVEGGFATIEDVDKAVVAGLSHPMGPLRLSDLVGLDTLKLIADKMFEEFKEPLYAAPPLLLRMVEAGQLGKKSGKGFYTY, from the coding sequence ATGAGCAATCAAATTGAACGAGTGGGTGTTATCGGCGCCGGGCAGATGGGCGCCGGCATTGCCGAGGTGTCGGCCCGGGCCGGCGCCGACGTCTTGGTCTTCGAGACCACCGATGAGCTGATCGCCGCCGGACGCAACCGCATCACCAAATCCCTGGAGCGCGGTGTGAAAGCGGGCAAAGTCGCCGAGCGCGAAAAAGACGACGCACTGGCAAAGCTCAAATTCACCACCAGCATGGCCGATCTCGCCGACCGGCAACTCGTCATCGAAGCGGTGATCGAGGACGAGAACGTCAAGGCCAAGATCTTCGCCGAGCTCGACCGGGTGGTCACCGACCCGGACGCCGTGCTGGCGTCGAACACCTCGAGCATCCCGATCATGAAACTCGCAGCGGTTACCCAGGATCCTGCCAGGGTGCTGGGCCTGCACTTCTTCAACCCGGTGCCGGTGCTGCCCTTGGTCGAGCTGGTCAGCACGCTCGTGACCAGCGACGATGCGGCCGCGCGGGCCGAGGAGTTCGCGAGCGCGGTGCTCGGAAAGCAGGTCGTGCGCTGCGCTGACCGGTCCGGTTTCGTGGTCAATGCGTTGCTAGTTCCGTACCTGCTTGCGGCAGTCCGGATGGTCGAGGGCGGATTCGCCACGATCGAGGATGTCGACAAGGCGGTCGTCGCCGGACTCTCGCATCCGATGGGCCCGCTGCGACTCTCTGACCTGGTCGGCCTCGATACATTAAAGCTGATCGCGGACAAGATGTTTGAAGAGTTCAAGGAGCCGCTGTATGCCGCTCCACCGCTGTTGCTGCGCATGGTCGAGGCGGGGCAGCTCGGGAAGAAGTCGGGGAAAGGCTTCTACACCTACTGA
- a CDS encoding class I SAM-dependent methyltransferase, which yields MSRPVGAITRGTTGYNRLRRSDRWLVHSARVRTALGAAVDPLVVDLGYGALPVTTLELATRLRALRANVRVVGLEIHPERVASARAFRGSDPSVEFTLGGFELAGLRPVLVRAFNVLRQYPVDAVPDAWTSMQRRLAPGGLIVDGTCDELGRLCCWVLLDAERPVSLTLACDPFSIERPSDLAERLPKVLIHHNVPGQPIHALLGAADLAWASVAGHGVFGPRMRWRAMLELLRDEDFGGFPVEPPRRRMRDGVLTVPWMTVAPLP from the coding sequence ATGAGCCGGCCCGTCGGGGCGATCACGCGGGGCACCACGGGGTACAACCGGTTGCGCCGCAGTGATCGGTGGCTAGTGCATTCGGCCCGGGTACGCACGGCGCTCGGGGCCGCGGTCGACCCGCTGGTGGTGGACCTGGGCTACGGCGCGTTGCCGGTCACCACCCTCGAGCTGGCGACGCGGTTGCGGGCCTTGCGTGCGAACGTCCGCGTCGTCGGCCTGGAGATCCACCCCGAGCGGGTGGCGAGCGCCCGGGCGTTCCGTGGATCAGATCCGTCCGTGGAATTCACGCTCGGCGGCTTCGAGCTGGCCGGCCTGCGCCCGGTGCTGGTCCGGGCGTTCAACGTGTTGCGGCAGTATCCGGTCGACGCGGTGCCCGACGCATGGACCTCGATGCAGCGCCGGCTTGCCCCAGGCGGGCTGATCGTCGATGGCACGTGCGACGAGCTGGGCAGGTTGTGCTGCTGGGTGCTGCTCGACGCCGAACGGCCCGTGAGCCTCACCCTGGCCTGCGATCCCTTCAGCATCGAGCGGCCGTCGGATCTGGCCGAGCGCCTGCCGAAGGTGCTCATCCACCACAACGTGCCGGGCCAGCCCATCCACGCGCTGCTCGGCGCCGCGGATCTGGCCTGGGCCAGCGTGGCCGGGCACGGGGTTTTCGGGCCGCGGATGCGCTGGCGGGCGATGCTGGAATTGCTGCGCGACGAGGACTTCGGGGGCTTTCCGGTCGAACCGCCACGGCGCCGGATGCGCGACGGGGTGCTGACGGTGCCATGGATGACCGTCGCACCACTACCCTGA
- a CDS encoding DUF2993 domain-containing protein, protein MTDPWARPTDQSPPVPSGGAEPPQAPPPGYQAPPPGAAPKPDPSAASKIKKLLSDPLSIVLVVVIVLALVAAGLLGGELYARKRADSVVAGVVACVVQDDAKASFDPLPPFLWQHATGRYTNINIVTAGNQIREAKGMKVVLGIKDVRIQETADSSGTVGSLTADITWSLDGLRQTAANMVQLPFLGSAISDVSTNAAAGTIQLKSMLGTITARPVVADKGIALQIIELKAVGLSWPRETIQPILDSFTSQLTDNYPMGIHADSVQVTDNGVNARYSTQNASMPKGSEDPCFAKL, encoded by the coding sequence GTGACCGATCCCTGGGCTCGCCCCACCGACCAGTCCCCACCCGTGCCGTCCGGGGGCGCAGAGCCACCACAGGCCCCGCCACCTGGATACCAGGCCCCGCCACCCGGCGCCGCACCCAAACCGGATCCGTCGGCGGCATCGAAGATCAAGAAACTGCTGTCCGATCCGCTGTCGATCGTGCTGGTCGTGGTGATCGTGCTGGCACTGGTCGCCGCGGGACTGCTGGGCGGCGAGCTGTACGCGCGCAAGCGCGCCGACAGCGTTGTCGCAGGCGTCGTCGCGTGTGTCGTGCAGGACGACGCCAAGGCGTCGTTCGACCCGCTGCCGCCGTTCCTGTGGCAGCACGCCACCGGGCGCTACACCAACATCAACATCGTGACCGCGGGCAACCAGATCCGTGAAGCCAAGGGCATGAAGGTGGTGCTGGGCATCAAGGATGTGCGGATCCAGGAGACGGCCGATTCCAGCGGCACGGTCGGATCGTTGACCGCCGACATCACATGGTCTCTCGACGGGCTTCGCCAGACAGCGGCCAACATGGTCCAGCTGCCGTTCCTCGGCTCGGCGATCTCCGACGTGTCGACGAATGCCGCCGCGGGCACCATCCAGCTCAAGAGCATGCTCGGCACCATCACGGCCAGGCCGGTGGTAGCGGACAAGGGCATCGCGTTGCAGATCATCGAGCTGAAGGCGGTCGGGCTGTCGTGGCCGCGTGAAACCATCCAGCCGATCCTGGACAGCTTCACCAGCCAGCTGACCGATAACTACCCGATGGGTATCCACGCCGACAGCGTGCAGGTCACCGACAACGGTGTGAACGCGCGGTATTCGACGCAGAACGCGTCGATGCCCAAGGGCTCCGAGGATCCCTGCTTCGCGAAGTTGTGA
- a CDS encoding cyclopropane mycolic acid synthase family methyltransferase: protein MSQADSDLAPYYEESQSIYDISNEFFALWLGPTMGYTCGYYEREDMTLDESQNAKFDLALGKLDLKPGMTLLDIGCGWGGALERAVTKFDVNVIGITLSKAQSEWARKRLAKIDTNRSVDIRLQGWEEFDEPVDRIVSIGAFEAFKAERYPIFFERAYSILPENGGRMLLHTILAHTQQFFRENGIKLTISDLKFMKFIGEEIFPGGQLPAVEDIEKLAADSGFTLERTHLLRPHYARTLDMWAANLEAAKDEAIAMQGQEVYDRYMKYLTGCADFFRRGITNIGQFTLVK, encoded by the coding sequence ATGTCACAAGCCGATTCCGATCTTGCTCCGTACTACGAGGAGTCGCAGTCGATCTACGACATCTCGAACGAGTTCTTTGCCCTGTGGCTCGGGCCGACCATGGGCTACACGTGCGGCTACTACGAGCGCGAGGACATGACGCTCGACGAGTCGCAGAACGCCAAGTTCGATCTGGCCCTGGGCAAGCTCGACCTGAAGCCCGGGATGACGCTGCTTGACATCGGCTGTGGCTGGGGCGGTGCCCTGGAGCGCGCTGTCACCAAATTTGACGTCAACGTCATCGGCATCACGCTGAGCAAAGCCCAGTCGGAGTGGGCCCGGAAACGGCTGGCCAAGATCGACACCAATCGCTCCGTCGACATCCGGCTGCAGGGCTGGGAGGAATTCGACGAGCCCGTCGACCGGATCGTCTCGATCGGCGCGTTCGAGGCCTTCAAGGCCGAGCGTTACCCGATCTTCTTCGAGCGCGCCTACAGCATCCTGCCTGAGAACGGCGGCCGGATGCTGCTGCACACGATCTTGGCGCACACCCAGCAGTTCTTCCGTGAGAACGGCATCAAGCTCACCATCAGCGACCTGAAGTTCATGAAGTTCATCGGCGAGGAGATCTTCCCCGGTGGGCAGCTGCCCGCGGTCGAGGACATCGAGAAGCTCGCGGCGGACTCGGGCTTCACCCTGGAGCGCACGCACCTGCTGCGCCCGCACTACGCGCGCACGCTGGACATGTGGGCTGCCAACCTGGAAGCGGCGAAGGACGAGGCCATCGCCATGCAGGGCCAGGAGGTCTACGACCGGTACATGAAGTACCTGACCGGTTGCGCCGACTTCTTCCGTCGCGGCATCACCAACATCGGACAGTTCACGCTCGTCAAGTAG
- a CDS encoding DUF445 domain-containing protein, translated as MDDGDVAHRSEAGLRALPAQRASFAETLAGADPAADAERRRGLRRMKAVALGFLLGATVIFLVCTWAQSRDAAAPPWIGYVRAAAEAGMVGALADWFAVTALFRHPLGIPIPHTAIIKRKKDQLGEGLGTFVRENFMSPQVVETKVRDAQVAGRLGKWLTDRSHAERVASEGATMLRVGVELLRDEDVQHVLDRMIVKRIAEPKWGPPIGRVLATLLAEGRQEALIQLLCDRAFQWSLNAGEVIERVIERDSPTWSPRWVDHLVGERIHRELMDFTDKVRRNPDHELRRSATRFMFEFADDLQNDDATIQRAENVKEQIMARDEVARAAETAWNAAKRIITESVDDPSSALRIRIADSVMRIGESLCDDAELRDKVDNWIVRAAKHLVGEYGTEITAIITETIERWDADEASRRIELHVGRDLQFIRINGTVVGALAGLIIYTIGQLLF; from the coding sequence GTGGATGATGGAGACGTGGCACATAGATCCGAAGCAGGTTTGCGTGCTCTTCCTGCTCAGCGGGCGAGTTTTGCCGAGACGCTGGCTGGTGCCGATCCGGCAGCGGACGCCGAGCGTCGGCGCGGTTTGCGGCGGATGAAAGCCGTCGCCCTCGGCTTCCTGCTGGGCGCTACGGTGATCTTCCTGGTGTGCACCTGGGCGCAGTCCCGCGACGCCGCAGCGCCGCCGTGGATCGGGTATGTGCGGGCCGCAGCGGAGGCCGGCATGGTGGGTGCTCTGGCGGACTGGTTCGCCGTGACGGCGCTGTTCCGTCATCCGTTGGGCATTCCCATCCCGCACACCGCGATCATCAAGCGCAAGAAGGACCAGCTCGGTGAGGGGCTCGGCACCTTTGTGCGGGAGAACTTCATGTCGCCGCAGGTGGTCGAGACCAAGGTGCGCGACGCGCAGGTGGCTGGCCGGCTCGGCAAATGGCTCACCGACCGCTCTCACGCCGAGCGGGTGGCCTCGGAGGGTGCCACTATGCTGCGGGTCGGGGTGGAGCTGTTGCGCGACGAAGACGTCCAGCACGTGCTGGACCGGATGATCGTCAAGCGCATCGCCGAACCGAAGTGGGGGCCGCCGATCGGCCGGGTGTTGGCCACCCTGCTGGCCGAGGGTCGCCAGGAGGCGCTGATCCAGCTGCTGTGCGACCGCGCGTTCCAGTGGTCGCTCAATGCTGGTGAGGTCATCGAGCGGGTCATCGAACGTGATTCCCCGACCTGGTCGCCGCGGTGGGTCGATCATCTGGTCGGCGAGCGGATCCACCGCGAGCTGATGGACTTCACCGACAAGGTGCGTCGCAATCCCGACCACGAGCTGCGCCGGTCGGCCACCCGGTTCATGTTCGAGTTCGCCGACGATCTGCAGAACGACGACGCGACCATTCAGCGCGCGGAAAACGTCAAAGAGCAGATCATGGCCCGTGACGAAGTGGCCCGGGCCGCCGAAACCGCCTGGAACGCGGCCAAACGCATCATCACCGAGTCGGTGGACGATCCGTCGTCGGCTCTGCGGATCCGGATCGCCGACTCGGTGATGCGCATCGGAGAGTCCCTGTGTGACGACGCCGAGCTGCGCGACAAGGTGGACAACTGGATCGTGCGAGCCGCAAAACACCTGGTCGGCGAGTATGGGACGGAGATCACAGCGATCATCACCGAGACGATCGAACGCTGGGACGCCGACGAGGCGAGTCGTCGTATCGAACTCCACGTGGGCCGTGACCTGCAATTCATCCGGATCAATGGCACCGTGGTAGGTGCGCTGGCGGGTCTGATCATCTACACGATCGGTCAACTACTGTTCTGA
- a CDS encoding DUF2516 family protein: MSLANLAGVIVAVIVIAVFVVGLYAFVHAAMQRPDAYTATGKLTKPVWLAIIGVALLLELLMRDAFGAAIAACASGVYLVDVRPKLLEIQGKSR; encoded by the coding sequence GTGTCACTTGCCAACCTTGCGGGCGTCATTGTTGCCGTCATCGTGATCGCGGTCTTCGTCGTCGGTCTGTACGCCTTCGTACACGCGGCGATGCAGCGGCCTGACGCCTACACCGCGACGGGCAAACTCACCAAGCCCGTGTGGCTGGCCATCATCGGCGTGGCGCTGCTCCTGGAACTGCTGATGCGTGATGCCTTCGGAGCCGCCATCGCCGCCTGCGCCAGCGGTGTCTACCTCGTGGATGTGCGCCCCAAACTGCTTGAGATCCAAGGAAAGTCACGGTAA
- a CDS encoding polyphosphate kinase 2 family protein produces MTTSDKADNELPAQWSHEPHHHLEFRAGDKVVDIDPDATPGFKGSKRDAPELQAERNARFAGLQEMLYAASRAGDSRSLLLVLQGMDTAGKGGIVKHVVGAGNPQGIRYASFGKPTEEELAHHYLWRIRKALPPAGHIGVFDRSHYEDVLIVRVHSLVPPDVWEARYDEINAFEKELVDSGTKIVKVAMFVSLDEQKRRLSQRLDRTDKFWKYNPADIDERMLWPQYQEAYQAVLDRTSTEYAPWHIVPCNRKWYSRLAILELLIEALKQFDLAWPAADFDVEAEKRRLASA; encoded by the coding sequence GTGACGACTAGCGACAAAGCCGACAACGAACTGCCGGCGCAGTGGAGCCACGAGCCGCATCACCATCTGGAGTTTCGGGCAGGCGACAAAGTCGTCGACATCGATCCTGATGCGACCCCGGGGTTCAAAGGTTCCAAGCGCGACGCACCCGAACTACAGGCTGAGCGCAACGCCCGGTTCGCCGGGCTGCAGGAGATGCTGTATGCGGCCAGCCGCGCAGGGGATTCACGCTCACTGCTGTTGGTGCTGCAGGGCATGGACACCGCCGGCAAGGGCGGCATCGTCAAACACGTTGTGGGAGCGGGTAATCCACAAGGTATCCGGTATGCGAGCTTCGGCAAGCCGACCGAGGAAGAGTTGGCGCACCACTACCTGTGGCGGATCCGCAAGGCACTGCCGCCGGCCGGCCATATCGGCGTGTTCGACCGGTCGCACTACGAGGACGTGCTCATCGTCCGGGTGCACAGTCTGGTTCCGCCGGACGTCTGGGAAGCCCGCTACGACGAGATCAACGCTTTCGAGAAGGAACTCGTCGACTCCGGCACCAAGATCGTCAAGGTCGCGATGTTCGTGTCGCTCGACGAGCAGAAGCGCCGGCTCTCCCAAAGACTGGACCGCACCGACAAATTCTGGAAGTACAACCCGGCCGATATCGACGAACGCATGCTCTGGCCGCAGTACCAGGAGGCCTATCAGGCTGTGCTGGACCGTACCTCGACCGAGTATGCGCCCTGGCACATCGTGCCGTGCAACCGCAAGTGGTACAGCCGGCTAGCCATCCTGGAGTTGCTCATCGAGGCGCTGAAGCAATTCGACTTGGCCTGGCCGGCAGCCGATTTCGATGTCGAAGCAGAGAAGCGGAGGCTCGCCTCGGCGTGA
- the deoC gene encoding deoxyribose-phosphate aldolase has protein sequence MSGYTRAHVAGLVDHTLLKPEATAADIVALVGEAAELAVFSVCVSPPFVPLARAACPEGLAVAAVAGFPSGKHLSEIKAGEADLAAAAGAAEIDMVIDVGAALAGDFEAVAADVAAVRSAVPAATLKVIVESAALLEFSGERLLLDVCRLSEEAGADFVKTSTGFHPSGGASVRAVELMAGAVGGRLGVKASGGIRTAQQAVAMLEAGATRLGLSGTRAVLDGLG, from the coding sequence ATGAGCGGCTACACCCGCGCCCACGTGGCGGGGCTCGTCGACCACACGTTGCTCAAACCCGAGGCAACCGCCGCTGACATCGTCGCGCTGGTGGGCGAAGCGGCCGAACTCGCAGTGTTCTCGGTGTGTGTATCACCGCCGTTCGTGCCGCTCGCCCGGGCCGCGTGCCCGGAAGGTCTGGCCGTCGCCGCGGTGGCCGGATTCCCGTCGGGCAAGCACCTCTCGGAGATCAAGGCCGGGGAAGCCGATCTGGCCGCCGCGGCCGGTGCCGCCGAGATCGACATGGTCATCGACGTCGGGGCGGCCCTGGCCGGTGACTTCGAGGCGGTGGCTGCAGACGTGGCCGCCGTCCGGTCCGCAGTGCCCGCGGCGACGCTGAAGGTGATCGTGGAGTCCGCGGCGCTGCTGGAGTTCTCCGGTGAGCGATTGCTACTCGACGTGTGTCGCCTCAGCGAGGAGGCCGGTGCGGATTTCGTCAAGACCTCCACGGGGTTTCACCCCAGCGGCGGCGCTTCGGTGCGGGCGGTCGAGCTGATGGCCGGTGCGGTGGGCGGGCGGCTCGGCGTCAAGGCCAGCGGCGGCATCCGCACCGCGCAGCAGGCCGTCGCGATGCTCGAGGCCGGCGCCACTCGCCTGGGCCTGTCCGGGACCCGTGCGGTGCTCGACGGCCTCGGTTAG
- a CDS encoding carbon-nitrogen hydrolase family protein has translation MRIALAQVAAGTDPSANLELVESYTRRAAADGARLVLFPEATMCRFGVPLAPIAQPLDGPWANSVRDIAAAAGIVVVAGMFAPADGGRVTNTLLATGPSVAAHYHKIHLYDAFGFAESKTVAPGFELATITVDGVTVGLTTCYDIRFPELFVELARRGAQLITVHASWASGPGKLDQWTLLARARALDTTGFVAAVDQPYPGDEIAKYGPTGVGGSIVASPTGEVVAAAGADAELLVVDVDLDAAQRARDSIAVLQNRSELAQIGRAQSAG, from the coding sequence ATGCGAATCGCCTTGGCGCAGGTCGCCGCTGGCACCGATCCGTCGGCCAATCTCGAGCTCGTCGAGTCCTATACGCGCCGCGCCGCGGCCGACGGGGCCCGACTGGTGCTCTTTCCGGAGGCCACCATGTGCCGCTTCGGGGTGCCGTTGGCTCCGATCGCGCAACCGCTGGACGGTCCGTGGGCCAATAGCGTTCGCGATATCGCCGCCGCCGCCGGGATCGTGGTGGTGGCCGGCATGTTCGCACCCGCTGACGGCGGCCGGGTGACCAACACCCTGCTGGCGACGGGGCCGTCGGTGGCGGCGCACTATCACAAGATCCACCTCTACGACGCGTTCGGTTTTGCCGAGTCCAAAACTGTCGCACCGGGTTTCGAGCTGGCGACCATCACCGTCGACGGGGTGACGGTCGGGTTGACCACGTGCTACGACATTCGCTTCCCCGAACTGTTCGTCGAACTGGCCCGCCGCGGCGCACAGCTGATCACCGTGCACGCTTCGTGGGCGTCGGGACCGGGCAAACTGGATCAGTGGACGTTGCTGGCGCGTGCCCGGGCGCTGGACACCACCGGGTTCGTCGCCGCGGTGGACCAGCCCTATCCGGGCGACGAGATCGCCAAGTACGGTCCGACCGGGGTGGGTGGCAGCATCGTCGCCTCGCCCACCGGTGAGGTGGTGGCGGCCGCCGGCGCCGACGCCGAGTTACTGGTCGTCGATGTCGACCTCGACGCCGCGCAGCGCGCCCGCGACAGCATCGCGGTGCTCCAGAACCGCTCAGAGCTCGCTCAGATCGGTAGGGCACAATCGGCGGGGTGA
- a CDS encoding helix-turn-helix domain-containing protein produces the protein MSQDENLAAVVSSAASDIGSFIRSQREAAQVSVRQLAEKAGVSNPYLSQIERGLRKPSADVLKEIAKALRVSAEVLYLRAGILEPTEGNQVRDAIVGDTAITERQKQVLLDIYTSFCQQNEGSEDPAEGVPAPQETVPETPAETQSPPSSTASI, from the coding sequence ATGTCGCAGGACGAGAATCTTGCCGCTGTGGTGAGCAGTGCGGCATCGGACATAGGCAGTTTCATCCGCAGCCAGCGTGAAGCGGCACAGGTGTCCGTGCGCCAACTTGCCGAGAAGGCCGGCGTCAGCAATCCCTACCTCAGCCAGATCGAGCGGGGACTGCGCAAGCCGTCGGCCGACGTGCTCAAGGAGATTGCCAAGGCACTGCGGGTCTCTGCCGAGGTGCTCTACCTGCGGGCCGGAATCCTTGAACCCACCGAGGGCAACCAGGTCCGCGATGCGATCGTCGGTGACACCGCGATCACCGAGCGGCAGAAGCAGGTGCTGCTCGACATCTACACGTCTTTCTGTCAGCAGAACGAGGGCAGCGAAGACCCGGCAGAGGGGGTTCCGGCACCGCAGGAGACAGTGCCGGAAACGCCTGCCGAAACGCAATCACCCCCGTCATCAACTGCAAGCATCTGA
- a CDS encoding TetR/AcrR family transcriptional regulator, giving the protein MAQQTPPATVKTDGRKRRWHQHKVERRNELVDGTLEAIRRLGSNVSMDEIAAEIGVSKTVLYRYFVDKSDLTTAVMMRFAQTTLIPNMAAALSSNLDGFDLTREIIKVYVETVAAEPEPYQFVMTSNSASKSKAVADSEQIIARMLAVMLRRRMADVGMDTGGVEAWAFHTVGGVQLATHSWMSNPRITAEELIDYLTMLSWNALCGIVEVGGSLEKFNSQPHPSPVLPP; this is encoded by the coding sequence GTGGCACAGCAGACTCCGCCGGCGACGGTGAAGACCGATGGACGTAAACGGCGCTGGCACCAACACAAGGTGGAGCGACGTAACGAGTTGGTAGACGGCACCCTCGAGGCCATCCGTCGGCTCGGCAGCAACGTCAGCATGGACGAGATCGCGGCGGAAATCGGCGTCTCCAAGACCGTGCTGTACCGCTACTTCGTCGACAAGAGCGATCTCACCACCGCGGTCATGATGCGTTTCGCCCAGACCACGCTGATCCCCAACATGGCCGCGGCGCTGTCATCCAATCTGGACGGCTTCGACCTCACCCGCGAAATCATCAAGGTGTATGTCGAGACGGTGGCCGCCGAACCCGAGCCGTACCAGTTCGTGATGACGAGCAACTCGGCGAGCAAGAGCAAGGCGGTCGCGGATTCCGAGCAGATCATCGCGCGCATGCTCGCGGTGATGCTGCGGCGCCGAATGGCCGACGTGGGGATGGACACCGGCGGAGTGGAGGCGTGGGCGTTCCACACCGTCGGCGGCGTACAGCTGGCCACGCATTCGTGGATGTCGAACCCGCGGATCACCGCAGAGGAGCTCATCGACTACCTGACCATGCTGTCGTGGAACGCGCTGTGCGGCATCGTCGAGGTCGGCGGTTCGCTGGAGAAATTCAACTCGCAGCCGCATCCTTCCCCGGTATTGCCGCCGTAG
- a CDS encoding DUF2599 domain-containing protein, producing the protein MRSPMAALGAAGFALSGLLTLAPVALADPDPVAAHPYVDHVEWAKWGGDLSSLRVYPSALARRLAAQPGTTAQADEAWAEVLALSPDADVPGMRAQFLCHWTFAEIIEPGKASWNLEPWRPQVSPEQMVAARCNPGGAEEPF; encoded by the coding sequence ATGCGCTCACCGATGGCCGCACTCGGTGCAGCCGGCTTCGCCCTGTCCGGGCTGCTGACCCTGGCGCCGGTGGCACTGGCCGATCCCGATCCGGTCGCTGCGCACCCGTACGTCGACCACGTCGAATGGGCCAAGTGGGGTGGTGACCTCTCGAGCCTGCGTGTCTATCCCAGCGCACTGGCCCGTCGACTGGCTGCTCAGCCCGGCACCACCGCGCAGGCCGACGAGGCGTGGGCCGAGGTGCTGGCTCTGTCGCCGGACGCCGACGTACCCGGCATGCGTGCGCAGTTCCTGTGCCACTGGACCTTCGCGGAGATCATCGAGCCCGGTAAGGCCAGCTGGAACCTGGAGCCGTGGCGGCCGCAGGTGTCGCCCGAGCAGATGGTGGCGGCCAGGTGCAATCCCGGCGGCGCCGAGGAGCCGTTCTGA